In the Tribolium castaneum strain GA2 chromosome 1, icTriCast1.1, whole genome shotgun sequence genome, one interval contains:
- the LOC103313614 gene encoding uncharacterized protein LOC103313614 isoform X1: MVCENSTFNYEHCIVTRHDETDSEDSEACASLEQGSEPASEQSEVDYYALLTPEMIEAANLTPTQTFCLMSGTINELKQNVTDLNTDDAAKKNLQKGLDILMMALNKHSQIFGIDNVQEPQENVQCSNQLNEEPINNEPVTQVHKPNGVATKTNKKNQTFCGSENNKIIAKTKTQLNNTLIGVPGEVRKSQRIKDNEGKEPLHLNQVAYIEKKIRDALGDSQPINIKKNELGTKCNEKRQTLGENGSTADPQQLSEEPNEGTVPKQNESHTKNNKKRQTFSGNENNRTIAKTNAQISKTLIGVPGERRRSQRIKDNEGKEPLHVLDGIAYIQKKIREVLGDSHLEPEKPKRPVKRKTQSLAGTRAKKAKISESCANKTFGGPGNAKTAKRQTKRLNVLERTWPVVSSSTSINSSNTSRTRKLYSPSSWLQSLSSNFL; the protein is encoded by the exons ATGGTCTGTGAAAATTCAACATTTAATTACGAGCATTGTATTGTCACAAGACACGATGAAACGGATTCAGAGGATTCCGAGGCTTGTGCATCATTGGAACAAGGTTCTGAGCCTGCTTCTGAACAATCAGAAGTTGATTATTATGCACTCCTTACTCCCGAGATGATAGAAGCTGCTAATTTAACACCAACTCAAACTTTTTGCTTAATGTCTGGGACCATAAACGAGCTTAAGCAAAATGTGACTGATTTAAATACAGATG ACgctgcgaaaaaaaatttacagaaGGGTTTAGATATTTTAATGATGGCTTTAAATAAACACAGTCAAATATTTGGAATTGACAACGTACAAGAACCACAAGAAAATGTGCAATGctcaaat CAACTTAATGAAGAACCAATAAATAACGAACCAGTGACACAAGTCCATAAGCCAAATGGAGTGGCcacaaaaactaacaaaaaaaaccaaacgTTCTGTggaagtgaaaataataaaataattgcgaAAACTAAAACTCAGTTAAACAACACTTTAATTGGGGTACCAGGAGAGGTGCGCAAGTCGCAAAGAATCAAAGACAATGAag GGAAAGAGCCCTTGCATCTGAATCAAGTGGcctacattgaaaaaaaaataagagacGCTCTCGGGGATTCCCAGCCAATAAACATTAAGAAGAATGAATTAGGCACAAAATGTAACGAAAAAAGACAAACGTTGGGTGAAAATGGCAGTACAGCCGATCCTCAA CAACTTAGTGAAGAACCAAACGAAGGGACAGTCCCTAAGCAAAATGAAtcacacacaaaaaataacaaaaaaagacaGACGTTCTCTGGGAATGAAAATAATCGAACGATTGCGAAAACAAATGCTCAAATAAGCAAAACTTTAATTGGAGTACCGGGAGAGCGCCGCAGATCTCAACGAATCAAAGACAACGaag GGAAAGAACCTCTGCATGTGTTGGATGGAATAGCCTacatccaaaaaaaaattagagaagtTCTCGGGGATTCCCATCTGGAGCCTGAAAAACCCAAACGTCCAGTTAAAAGAAAGACGCAGAGCTTGGCTGGAACACGAGCCAAAAAAG caaaaattagcGAATCTTGTGCAAATAAGACTT TTGGAGGACCTGGCAATGCCAAGACCGCGAAGAGACAGACAAAAAGGTTGAACGTTTTGGAGAGAACCTGGCCAg taGTGAGTTCAAGTACAAGCATAAATTCATCAAACACAAGCAGGACGAGAAAATTATACTCCCCGAGTTCATGGCTGCAGTCTTTaagtagtaattttttataa
- the LOC103313614 gene encoding uncharacterized protein LOC103313614 isoform X5 — translation MVCENSTFNYEHCIVTRHDETDSEDSEACASLEQGSEPASEQSEVDYYALLTPEMIEAANLTPTQTFCLMSGTINELKQNVTDLNTDDAAKKNLQKGLDILMMALNKHSQIFGIDNVQEPQENVQCSNQLNEEPINNEPVTQVHKPNGVATKTNKKNQTFCGSENNKIIAKTKTQLNNTLIGVPGEVRKSQRIKDNEGKEPLHLNQVAYIEKKIRDALGDSQPINIKKNELGTKCNEKRQTLGENGSTADPQQLSEEPNEGTVPKQNESHTKNNKKRQTFSGNENNRTIAKTNAQISKTLIGVPGERRRSQRIKDNEGKEPLHVLDGIAYIQKKIREVLGDSHLEPEKPKRPVKRKTQSLAGTRAKKSKN, via the exons ATGGTCTGTGAAAATTCAACATTTAATTACGAGCATTGTATTGTCACAAGACACGATGAAACGGATTCAGAGGATTCCGAGGCTTGTGCATCATTGGAACAAGGTTCTGAGCCTGCTTCTGAACAATCAGAAGTTGATTATTATGCACTCCTTACTCCCGAGATGATAGAAGCTGCTAATTTAACACCAACTCAAACTTTTTGCTTAATGTCTGGGACCATAAACGAGCTTAAGCAAAATGTGACTGATTTAAATACAGATG ACgctgcgaaaaaaaatttacagaaGGGTTTAGATATTTTAATGATGGCTTTAAATAAACACAGTCAAATATTTGGAATTGACAACGTACAAGAACCACAAGAAAATGTGCAATGctcaaat CAACTTAATGAAGAACCAATAAATAACGAACCAGTGACACAAGTCCATAAGCCAAATGGAGTGGCcacaaaaactaacaaaaaaaaccaaacgTTCTGTggaagtgaaaataataaaataattgcgaAAACTAAAACTCAGTTAAACAACACTTTAATTGGGGTACCAGGAGAGGTGCGCAAGTCGCAAAGAATCAAAGACAATGAag GGAAAGAGCCCTTGCATCTGAATCAAGTGGcctacattgaaaaaaaaataagagacGCTCTCGGGGATTCCCAGCCAATAAACATTAAGAAGAATGAATTAGGCACAAAATGTAACGAAAAAAGACAAACGTTGGGTGAAAATGGCAGTACAGCCGATCCTCAA CAACTTAGTGAAGAACCAAACGAAGGGACAGTCCCTAAGCAAAATGAAtcacacacaaaaaataacaaaaaaagacaGACGTTCTCTGGGAATGAAAATAATCGAACGATTGCGAAAACAAATGCTCAAATAAGCAAAACTTTAATTGGAGTACCGGGAGAGCGCCGCAGATCTCAACGAATCAAAGACAACGaag GGAAAGAACCTCTGCATGTGTTGGATGGAATAGCCTacatccaaaaaaaaattagagaagtTCTCGGGGATTCCCATCTGGAGCCTGAAAAACCCAAACGTCCAGTTAAAAGAAAGACGCAGAGCTTGGCTGGAACACGAGCCAAAAAA agcaaaaattag
- the LOC103313614 gene encoding uncharacterized protein LOC103313614 isoform X2, with product MVCENSTFNYEHCIVTRHDETDSEDSEACASLEQGSEPASEQSEVDYYALLTPEMIEAANLTPTQTFCLMSGTINELKQNVTDLNTDDAAKKNLQKGLDILMMALNKHSQIFGIDNVQEPQENVQCSNQLNEEPINNEPVTQVHKPNGVATKTNKKNQTFCGSENNKIIAKTKTQLNNTLIGVPGEVRKSQRIKDNEGKEPLHLNQVAYIEKKIRDALGDSQPINIKKNELGTKCNEKRQTLGENGSTADPQQLSEEPNEGTVPKQNESHTKNNKKRQTFSGNENNRTIAKTNAQISKTLIGVPGERRRSQRIKDNEGKEPLHVLDGIAYIQKKIREVLGDSHLEPEKPKRPVKRKTQSLAGTRAKKAKISESCANKTFGGPGNAKTAKRQTKRLNVLERTWPGDYFFSEFKYKHKFIKHKQDEKIILPEFMAAVFK from the exons ATGGTCTGTGAAAATTCAACATTTAATTACGAGCATTGTATTGTCACAAGACACGATGAAACGGATTCAGAGGATTCCGAGGCTTGTGCATCATTGGAACAAGGTTCTGAGCCTGCTTCTGAACAATCAGAAGTTGATTATTATGCACTCCTTACTCCCGAGATGATAGAAGCTGCTAATTTAACACCAACTCAAACTTTTTGCTTAATGTCTGGGACCATAAACGAGCTTAAGCAAAATGTGACTGATTTAAATACAGATG ACgctgcgaaaaaaaatttacagaaGGGTTTAGATATTTTAATGATGGCTTTAAATAAACACAGTCAAATATTTGGAATTGACAACGTACAAGAACCACAAGAAAATGTGCAATGctcaaat CAACTTAATGAAGAACCAATAAATAACGAACCAGTGACACAAGTCCATAAGCCAAATGGAGTGGCcacaaaaactaacaaaaaaaaccaaacgTTCTGTggaagtgaaaataataaaataattgcgaAAACTAAAACTCAGTTAAACAACACTTTAATTGGGGTACCAGGAGAGGTGCGCAAGTCGCAAAGAATCAAAGACAATGAag GGAAAGAGCCCTTGCATCTGAATCAAGTGGcctacattgaaaaaaaaataagagacGCTCTCGGGGATTCCCAGCCAATAAACATTAAGAAGAATGAATTAGGCACAAAATGTAACGAAAAAAGACAAACGTTGGGTGAAAATGGCAGTACAGCCGATCCTCAA CAACTTAGTGAAGAACCAAACGAAGGGACAGTCCCTAAGCAAAATGAAtcacacacaaaaaataacaaaaaaagacaGACGTTCTCTGGGAATGAAAATAATCGAACGATTGCGAAAACAAATGCTCAAATAAGCAAAACTTTAATTGGAGTACCGGGAGAGCGCCGCAGATCTCAACGAATCAAAGACAACGaag GGAAAGAACCTCTGCATGTGTTGGATGGAATAGCCTacatccaaaaaaaaattagagaagtTCTCGGGGATTCCCATCTGGAGCCTGAAAAACCCAAACGTCCAGTTAAAAGAAAGACGCAGAGCTTGGCTGGAACACGAGCCAAAAAAG caaaaattagcGAATCTTGTGCAAATAAGACTT TTGGAGGACCTGGCAATGCCAAGACCGCGAAGAGACAGACAAAAAGGTTGAACGTTTTGGAGAGAACCTGGCCAggtgattatttttt taGTGAGTTCAAGTACAAGCATAAATTCATCAAACACAAGCAGGACGAGAAAATTATACTCCCCGAGTTCATGGCTGCAGTCTTTaagtag
- the LOC103313614 gene encoding uncharacterized protein LOC103313614 isoform X4 produces MVCENSTFNYEHCIVTRHDETDSEDSEACASLEQGSEPASEQSEVDYYALLTPEMIEAANLTPTQTFCLMSGTINELKQNVTDLNTDDAAKKNLQKGLDILMMALNKHSQIFGIDNVQEPQENVQCSNQLNEEPINNEPVTQVHKPNGVATKTNKKNQTFCGSENNKIIAKTKTQLNNTLIGVPGEVRKSQRIKDNEGKEPLHLNQVAYIEKKIRDALGDSQPINIKKNELGTKCNEKRQTLGENGSTADPQQLSEEPNEGTVPKQNESHTKNNKKRQTFSGNENNRTIAKTNAQISKTLIGVPGERRRSQRIKDNEGKEPLHVLDGIAYIQKKIREVLGDSHLEPEKPKRPVKRKTQSLAGTRAKKAKISESCANKTFGGPGNAKTAKRQTKRLNVLERTWPGDYFFEFKYKHKFIKHKQDEKIILPEFMAAVFK; encoded by the exons ATGGTCTGTGAAAATTCAACATTTAATTACGAGCATTGTATTGTCACAAGACACGATGAAACGGATTCAGAGGATTCCGAGGCTTGTGCATCATTGGAACAAGGTTCTGAGCCTGCTTCTGAACAATCAGAAGTTGATTATTATGCACTCCTTACTCCCGAGATGATAGAAGCTGCTAATTTAACACCAACTCAAACTTTTTGCTTAATGTCTGGGACCATAAACGAGCTTAAGCAAAATGTGACTGATTTAAATACAGATG ACgctgcgaaaaaaaatttacagaaGGGTTTAGATATTTTAATGATGGCTTTAAATAAACACAGTCAAATATTTGGAATTGACAACGTACAAGAACCACAAGAAAATGTGCAATGctcaaat CAACTTAATGAAGAACCAATAAATAACGAACCAGTGACACAAGTCCATAAGCCAAATGGAGTGGCcacaaaaactaacaaaaaaaaccaaacgTTCTGTggaagtgaaaataataaaataattgcgaAAACTAAAACTCAGTTAAACAACACTTTAATTGGGGTACCAGGAGAGGTGCGCAAGTCGCAAAGAATCAAAGACAATGAag GGAAAGAGCCCTTGCATCTGAATCAAGTGGcctacattgaaaaaaaaataagagacGCTCTCGGGGATTCCCAGCCAATAAACATTAAGAAGAATGAATTAGGCACAAAATGTAACGAAAAAAGACAAACGTTGGGTGAAAATGGCAGTACAGCCGATCCTCAA CAACTTAGTGAAGAACCAAACGAAGGGACAGTCCCTAAGCAAAATGAAtcacacacaaaaaataacaaaaaaagacaGACGTTCTCTGGGAATGAAAATAATCGAACGATTGCGAAAACAAATGCTCAAATAAGCAAAACTTTAATTGGAGTACCGGGAGAGCGCCGCAGATCTCAACGAATCAAAGACAACGaag GGAAAGAACCTCTGCATGTGTTGGATGGAATAGCCTacatccaaaaaaaaattagagaagtTCTCGGGGATTCCCATCTGGAGCCTGAAAAACCCAAACGTCCAGTTAAAAGAAAGACGCAGAGCTTGGCTGGAACACGAGCCAAAAAAG caaaaattagcGAATCTTGTGCAAATAAGACTT TTGGAGGACCTGGCAATGCCAAGACCGCGAAGAGACAGACAAAAAGGTTGAACGTTTTGGAGAGAACCTGGCCAggtgattatttttt TGAGTTCAAGTACAAGCATAAATTCATCAAACACAAGCAGGACGAGAAAATTATACTCCCCGAGTTCATGGCTGCAGTCTTTaagtag
- the LOC103313614 gene encoding uncharacterized protein LOC103313614 isoform X3, with amino-acid sequence MVCENSTFNYEHCIVTRHDETDSEDSEACASLEQGSEPASEQSEVDYYALLTPEMIEAANLTPTQTFCLMSGTINELKQNVTDLNTDDAAKKNLQKGLDILMMALNKHSQIFGIDNVQEPQENVQCSNQLNEEPINNEPVTQVHKPNGVATKTNKKNQTFCGSENNKIIAKTKTQLNNTLIGVPGEVRKSQRIKDNEGKEPLHLNQVAYIEKKIRDALGDSQPINIKKNELGTKCNEKRQTLGENGSTADPQQLSEEPNEGTVPKQNESHTKNNKKRQTFSGNENNRTIAKTNAQISKTLIGVPGERRRSQRIKDNEGKEPLHVLDGIAYIQKKIREVLGDSHLEPEKPKRPVKRKTQSLAGTRAKKAKISESCANKTFGGPGNAKTAKRQTKRLNVLERTWPVSSSTSINSSNTSRTRKLYSPSSWLQSLSSNFL; translated from the exons ATGGTCTGTGAAAATTCAACATTTAATTACGAGCATTGTATTGTCACAAGACACGATGAAACGGATTCAGAGGATTCCGAGGCTTGTGCATCATTGGAACAAGGTTCTGAGCCTGCTTCTGAACAATCAGAAGTTGATTATTATGCACTCCTTACTCCCGAGATGATAGAAGCTGCTAATTTAACACCAACTCAAACTTTTTGCTTAATGTCTGGGACCATAAACGAGCTTAAGCAAAATGTGACTGATTTAAATACAGATG ACgctgcgaaaaaaaatttacagaaGGGTTTAGATATTTTAATGATGGCTTTAAATAAACACAGTCAAATATTTGGAATTGACAACGTACAAGAACCACAAGAAAATGTGCAATGctcaaat CAACTTAATGAAGAACCAATAAATAACGAACCAGTGACACAAGTCCATAAGCCAAATGGAGTGGCcacaaaaactaacaaaaaaaaccaaacgTTCTGTggaagtgaaaataataaaataattgcgaAAACTAAAACTCAGTTAAACAACACTTTAATTGGGGTACCAGGAGAGGTGCGCAAGTCGCAAAGAATCAAAGACAATGAag GGAAAGAGCCCTTGCATCTGAATCAAGTGGcctacattgaaaaaaaaataagagacGCTCTCGGGGATTCCCAGCCAATAAACATTAAGAAGAATGAATTAGGCACAAAATGTAACGAAAAAAGACAAACGTTGGGTGAAAATGGCAGTACAGCCGATCCTCAA CAACTTAGTGAAGAACCAAACGAAGGGACAGTCCCTAAGCAAAATGAAtcacacacaaaaaataacaaaaaaagacaGACGTTCTCTGGGAATGAAAATAATCGAACGATTGCGAAAACAAATGCTCAAATAAGCAAAACTTTAATTGGAGTACCGGGAGAGCGCCGCAGATCTCAACGAATCAAAGACAACGaag GGAAAGAACCTCTGCATGTGTTGGATGGAATAGCCTacatccaaaaaaaaattagagaagtTCTCGGGGATTCCCATCTGGAGCCTGAAAAACCCAAACGTCCAGTTAAAAGAAAGACGCAGAGCTTGGCTGGAACACGAGCCAAAAAAG caaaaattagcGAATCTTGTGCAAATAAGACTT TTGGAGGACCTGGCAATGCCAAGACCGCGAAGAGACAGACAAAAAGGTTGAACGTTTTGGAGAGAACCTGGCCAg TGAGTTCAAGTACAAGCATAAATTCATCAAACACAAGCAGGACGAGAAAATTATACTCCCCGAGTTCATGGCTGCAGTCTTTaagtagtaattttttataa